In a genomic window of Sediminispirochaeta bajacaliforniensis DSM 16054:
- a CDS encoding GntR family transcriptional regulator has product MKKYEQVEHYILEKIESGTFPVGSKIPSEDELIERLQVSRNPVRRALENLMKDGVVYKIQGSGSFVKDVSIPQAIDLYAILPSESFNLESAIIEGMRKALDDNHHKHVHLILQRPGKNTMEQIDILNLIPKDRKGGIIFLPAVSVNRAANRLLAAHIRKFEKAQFPVIQVDNYIPEYEGNYIITDHRKASCQMTEYLLSMGHKHIAVLYQNQHKPSVKLRLQGIKQAYEQQEIAPTMLHRFDLSGKPITREFVEELLESGCSAVFGLECGFIYDLYRQCLSMGLEIPKDLSLCSFDNHSYPPSERDFFAAVIQKLNTIGYYSVQILLDLINKKTQGNIELLINAQLHQGRSIGKIT; this is encoded by the coding sequence ATGAAGAAATATGAACAGGTTGAACACTATATTCTCGAGAAGATCGAAAGCGGTACGTTTCCGGTCGGAAGCAAGATTCCTTCCGAAGATGAGCTCATTGAACGGCTCCAAGTCAGTAGAAATCCTGTACGCCGTGCCCTTGAAAATCTGATGAAGGATGGGGTTGTCTATAAGATTCAGGGAAGCGGAAGTTTCGTCAAGGATGTTTCCATACCTCAGGCGATAGACCTTTATGCCATTCTCCCATCCGAAAGTTTCAATCTCGAGTCAGCTATCATCGAGGGTATGAGAAAGGCTCTTGACGATAATCACCATAAGCATGTCCATCTGATCCTTCAGCGTCCGGGAAAGAACACCATGGAACAGATCGACATTCTCAATCTCATCCCGAAGGATCGTAAGGGGGGGATTATTTTTCTACCCGCCGTTTCCGTCAATCGCGCCGCCAATCGTCTTCTTGCCGCGCATATCAGAAAATTCGAAAAGGCGCAATTTCCGGTTATTCAGGTGGACAACTACATTCCGGAGTATGAGGGCAACTACATCATCACAGATCATCGCAAAGCGTCCTGTCAGATGACGGAATATCTTTTATCCATGGGGCATAAGCATATTGCGGTCCTCTATCAGAATCAGCATAAGCCGTCGGTGAAACTTCGGCTGCAGGGAATCAAACAGGCGTATGAGCAGCAGGAGATAGCTCCGACCATGCTGCACCGCTTTGATCTTTCAGGAAAACCCATTACCAGGGAGTTCGTCGAAGAGCTGCTTGAGAGCGGCTGCAGTGCGGTTTTTGGACTTGAGTGCGGTTTTATCTACGATCTGTATCGACAGTGCCTCTCTATGGGACTGGAGATTCCCAAGGACCTTTCTCTCTGTTCATTCGACAACCATAGCTATCCCCCTTCAGAGCGGGATTTTTTTGCCGCCGTCATTCAGAAGCTCAATACCATCGGATACTATTCCGTGCAAATACTGCTTGATTTAATCAACAAGAAAACCCAGGGCAATATCGAATTGCTGATCAATGCACAGCTACATCAAGGACGAAGCATTGGAAAAATTACTTAG
- a CDS encoding alpha-mannosidase, protein MKKTNHTIFPQLIGERISAYARRAAEKMWILLEEPQFSIQIGAAESEKPATLRYRPLRQGEIYAEWGWGGLWGYLTLPKALDEDARYLFLRIQGECTIYHRGVAYAGIDTAHPYARIPEDASELYIWCGTYQTGLWMREGENQFPSPIGRSLVYGGVSLVKKDPLYWELYHRFSFLDDQVATLLAEYGIRNKTNEYHTTLHRIPPGLRSVLQAAARALDIYDRCGASEALEALRSTAAFFQSDFFPGRIAAVGNSHLDLVWLWPRSITHKKNIHTASTLIRLLETYPKMRFTFSQPYLIEQLKRESPALYCQMRRFIENGRLELTGGMYVESDTLLPCGEALARSFVLGQQFFLKETGAYSTILWLPDVFGYSQSIPQIAVAAGCRYFYTTKLSWSALHRFPYTSFIWSSPDGSQLIAHLSQVGYESRANCGELLQCSYTNQQAGIWDTSLLTYGFGDGGGGVTEEQCERIALAESAPGIPVTYPSRADDFFRELSAHVDDLPVYKGELYLEYHRGCYTTARTMKSAYRSVERGLQTLEAAACAAEGRYDTAAFWKRLVFMQFHDALPGSSISEVYKELIPELLSTAEELSHEAGTLLEGEGQFLSCFNPHAIDTIHPISLSQEELGKIQKRDGGAPWQLLSDGSSVSLLHLEALEGKRIILDSKPLDSTLPENALQTDPYSVALDQVHVEFSRETGMLAALEIEGIPLLVHEGFFSLHADRPSDFEAWEVDYHSSCGQRVDAFCSLTVTESGPLMVQITSSMAIGAESSMDLHYTLYKNLPYLFISLDIDWRERYSLLSYIIRTGYKGQWGRFGTPFGSIDRSAQSGPTEHEAHWEDPASRWAAITDGMGRGLAVISESTYGWRISDGDLRLSLIRSVHSFDDKNPGVPADFPDIGRHTIRFAIGTYRGRCSNGRPNSAQAADLLYTPALIFTGGGISSFLHWVDTGSLVVGWIKECEEANGIIIRCHECAGVGGVAKLSFSLPYGLAEFVDLLERPQNELPIVRNQVSVPYKPYQLISLRLSYGM, encoded by the coding sequence ATGAAAAAGACAAACCATACGATCTTTCCTCAGCTTATCGGGGAGCGTATTTCGGCATATGCAAGACGTGCGGCGGAGAAAATGTGGATATTGCTTGAAGAGCCGCAATTCTCGATTCAAATAGGGGCGGCCGAAAGTGAAAAACCGGCGACTCTTCGGTATCGTCCCCTGAGACAGGGAGAAATTTATGCCGAATGGGGCTGGGGCGGCTTGTGGGGATATCTTACACTTCCGAAGGCCCTTGACGAAGATGCCCGCTATCTTTTCCTTCGAATACAGGGAGAGTGTACCATATATCATCGGGGCGTTGCATACGCCGGTATCGATACGGCTCATCCCTATGCGCGGATCCCGGAAGATGCGAGCGAACTCTACATTTGGTGCGGAACCTATCAGACGGGGCTGTGGATGAGAGAGGGGGAAAATCAATTTCCCTCTCCGATCGGAAGATCGCTGGTGTACGGCGGAGTCTCTCTTGTCAAAAAAGATCCCCTGTACTGGGAACTTTACCACAGATTCTCGTTTCTGGACGATCAGGTAGCCACGCTTCTGGCTGAGTATGGAATCAGAAATAAAACGAACGAATACCATACAACGCTTCACCGCATACCGCCGGGCCTTAGAAGCGTGCTGCAAGCCGCTGCAAGGGCCCTTGATATCTATGATCGCTGCGGAGCATCCGAGGCCTTGGAAGCGCTTCGCTCCACGGCTGCCTTTTTTCAAAGCGACTTTTTTCCCGGTCGTATTGCCGCCGTGGGAAATTCGCATCTCGATTTGGTATGGCTCTGGCCAAGGTCGATCACACATAAAAAGAATATTCATACCGCAAGCACGCTGATCCGGCTTCTTGAGACCTACCCGAAGATGCGTTTCACCTTCAGTCAGCCCTATCTAATCGAGCAGCTAAAAAGAGAAAGCCCGGCACTCTATTGCCAGATGAGGCGCTTTATAGAGAATGGCAGGCTCGAGCTTACCGGTGGGATGTATGTGGAGTCGGATACCCTGCTGCCCTGCGGGGAGGCTCTTGCCCGTTCGTTTGTGCTCGGTCAACAATTCTTCCTTAAGGAGACAGGCGCTTACTCCACCATTCTTTGGCTTCCCGATGTGTTCGGATATAGCCAGTCGATTCCCCAGATTGCCGTCGCTGCAGGCTGCCGTTATTTTTACACAACAAAACTCTCCTGGTCTGCCCTTCATCGCTTCCCCTATACCAGCTTTATCTGGAGCTCCCCGGATGGATCACAACTGATAGCCCACCTATCACAGGTCGGCTATGAATCGCGGGCAAACTGTGGGGAACTTCTACAGTGCAGCTATACCAATCAACAGGCGGGAATCTGGGACACCTCCTTGCTTACCTATGGCTTTGGGGATGGTGGCGGAGGTGTTACCGAGGAGCAATGTGAACGGATTGCCCTTGCTGAATCCGCCCCCGGCATTCCTGTAACGTATCCTTCACGAGCCGATGATTTTTTCCGGGAGCTTTCTGCGCATGTGGATGATCTTCCCGTCTATAAAGGTGAACTCTATCTCGAATATCACCGTGGCTGTTATACCACTGCCCGCACGATGAAATCTGCATATCGGAGTGTGGAGAGGGGCTTGCAAACCCTTGAGGCCGCCGCCTGTGCGGCTGAGGGCCGTTATGATACCGCAGCTTTTTGGAAACGACTTGTTTTTATGCAGTTTCATGATGCGCTTCCGGGAAGCAGCATATCTGAGGTCTACAAAGAACTGATTCCTGAGCTCCTTTCGACGGCCGAGGAGCTTTCGCATGAGGCAGGAACCTTACTCGAAGGTGAGGGACAATTCCTATCCTGCTTCAATCCTCATGCCATCGATACGATCCATCCGATTTCCTTGTCGCAAGAAGAGCTTGGGAAAATTCAGAAAAGGGATGGGGGAGCTCCCTGGCAGCTGCTTTCTGACGGCTCTTCGGTCTCGCTGCTGCATTTGGAGGCTTTGGAGGGCAAGCGGATAATCCTCGATTCGAAACCTCTCGATTCCACATTGCCGGAGAACGCACTGCAGACCGATCCCTATTCGGTCGCGTTGGACCAGGTGCACGTGGAATTTTCCCGGGAAACCGGAATGCTTGCGGCTCTTGAAATAGAGGGTATACCGCTTCTGGTTCATGAAGGCTTTTTCTCGTTGCACGCAGACCGTCCAAGCGATTTTGAGGCATGGGAGGTCGACTATCATAGCTCCTGCGGACAGAGGGTCGACGCTTTTTGCTCCCTTACCGTAACTGAATCGGGGCCGCTGATGGTTCAGATTACATCCTCAATGGCGATCGGTGCGGAAAGCAGCATGGATCTTCATTACACACTGTACAAGAATCTGCCCTATCTGTTTATTTCCCTTGACATCGATTGGCGTGAGCGTTATTCCCTCCTTTCGTATATCATTCGAACCGGATATAAGGGGCAATGGGGACGATTCGGAACGCCTTTCGGCAGTATCGATCGCTCGGCCCAGAGCGGTCCGACGGAACACGAGGCCCATTGGGAGGACCCGGCAAGCCGCTGGGCGGCAATTACCGATGGCATGGGGCGAGGACTTGCCGTGATATCAGAATCTACCTATGGGTGGCGGATCAGCGATGGCGATCTTCGCCTTTCTCTGATTAGGTCTGTTCACTCTTTCGACGATAAGAATCCCGGCGTTCCGGCCGACTTTCCCGATATCGGCCGTCATACAATTCGTTTTGCCATCGGTACATATCGAGGCCGCTGTTCGAACGGCCGTCCGAACAGTGCGCAGGCCGCCGATCTTTTGTATACTCCTGCATTGATCTTTACCGGCGGCGGGATATCAAGCTTCCTGCACTGGGTCGACACTGGATCCCTAGTTGTAGGATGGATAAAAGAGTGTGAAGAGGCTAACGGGATCATCATACGGTGTCATGAATGTGCGGGCGTGGGAGGGGTCGCAAAACTTTCCTTTTCTTTGCCATACGGGCTTGCAGAGTTTGTCGACCTGCTCGAACGTCCACAGAACGAATTACCGATTGTCCGAAACCAGGTGTCGGTACCCTATAAGCCCTATCAACTGATTTCACTTCGTCTTTCTTACGGGATGTGA
- a CDS encoding TetR/AcrR family transcriptional regulator: MPTDDTKTRIMKSTILLFNEFGPMAPMSKISERAGVAGGTPYKYFKTKEMLLLETYYYARNSVEKIGRNDPLAQTSAEGIIKVIILDILRWSALYPDEHQYVEKYEDSVCYNYFSEEFAKLYVGVIRELHLWDRIRNDVREDIPEVIISRIISVHCSVFSRYMSNFTMDLDAPETKALMNASADSIWSSIKK, encoded by the coding sequence ATGCCCACGGATGATACAAAGACCCGCATTATGAAGAGTACTATCCTTCTTTTTAACGAGTTTGGCCCCATGGCACCTATGTCCAAAATCAGTGAAAGGGCGGGAGTCGCCGGGGGAACGCCATACAAGTATTTTAAAACCAAGGAAATGTTGCTTCTTGAGACCTATTACTATGCTCGTAACAGCGTAGAAAAAATAGGCCGGAACGATCCGCTGGCACAAACATCTGCCGAAGGCATTATCAAAGTCATTATCTTGGACATACTTCGCTGGTCCGCTCTTTATCCGGATGAGCACCAGTACGTGGAAAAGTACGAAGATTCGGTATGCTATAATTATTTCTCTGAGGAATTTGCGAAACTTTATGTGGGCGTAATCAGGGAACTGCATCTTTGGGATCGTATTAGAAATGATGTGCGAGAAGATATCCCCGAAGTAATTATCAGCAGGATTATCTCTGTTCATTGTAGCGTATTCAGCCGCTACATGAGCAATTTTACTATGGACTTGGATGCGCCCGAAACGAAAGCGTTGATGAACGCTTCAGCCGATTCCATTTGGAGCAGTATAAAAAAATAA
- a CDS encoding FAD-binding protein, protein MRKIISYILAAVLLLAFAGCGGGSTATAKDGTYTPGTYTATASGMGTVTVTATVDASGITEVVLDLSGETESIGQVAGDTLKQQILDTQSEAIDGVTGATVTSSAVKSALGDCLKQARGDTSIATAKMAPGSYSAEAYGFNIGWTDKVAVTVSDNAILSIAYGDDCGDTPPMLDTVEKRLFPRIIEAQSVGVDAVTGATATSSAVKAAVKACLIQALAAGGSDESAIAKFSAVPEKNGGNETLNTQVLVIGMGGSGTYVGLRAEEEGADVLTIEKQGHYGGTTALTSEIMSINPNRIKAAYNNGKDFCDEDAMYKAWLAYVDGDAKVDMIDLFFANSGDALDWLALDHDILFDFDPKVGFTPADVYKVKFQWYPNTNPDVPGVFGANKAEIAADFDKLVSDFTALGGKYMLETEAYELIYDGNGRVTGAKAKNLIDGTVYTINADAVVLATGGFLGSSEMTQKYLSDNYYPLKGAWNMYGSYGNDGKMIEHAIEKGAATYNIGMPPEVHMSGSAKFIPASYGYEIHEIEGAIGRFSGVQRVWSVADLPMYLGISGNSLAVGKDGKRFTAETGVAMLDPWIAGPNYYSIWSTDQINDIRDNGFSYDMDGVAAAFLGYLGAIPQGTPLPEAYDVLDTAIKLGYVYKADTIEELAKKIGVDPAALTATVGTYNGYCTAGKDKDFGKAPDYLEAIGDGPYYAVKMASYSYCTCAALDVNSDLQVLDTNGKPIGGLFAVGGDSMGVLFSDRKPYVTFGGANNGWALTSAYICGKTVADYVESK, encoded by the coding sequence ATGAGAAAGATAATCTCTTACATCCTGGCGGCTGTATTACTGCTGGCGTTTGCGGGGTGCGGCGGAGGTTCTACAGCGACTGCCAAAGATGGCACCTATACGCCGGGTACCTACACCGCGACTGCAAGTGGGATGGGCACGGTGACCGTCACAGCTACTGTTGATGCAAGCGGCATAACGGAGGTGGTTCTCGACCTCTCCGGCGAGACCGAGAGTATCGGGCAAGTTGCTGGTGATACACTGAAGCAGCAGATCCTTGATACCCAAAGCGAGGCAATAGATGGAGTGACCGGTGCCACCGTCACCTCTTCAGCCGTAAAGTCGGCTCTTGGAGATTGCCTTAAGCAGGCAAGGGGAGACACATCCATAGCTACGGCTAAGATGGCTCCGGGCAGCTATTCCGCCGAAGCCTATGGTTTCAACATAGGCTGGACAGACAAAGTGGCGGTTACCGTCAGCGACAATGCGATCCTTTCCATTGCCTATGGTGACGATTGCGGAGACACACCACCTATGCTGGATACCGTGGAAAAGAGGCTTTTCCCACGTATCATTGAGGCCCAGTCGGTGGGCGTTGATGCTGTTACCGGTGCTACTGCCACCAGCAGTGCTGTCAAAGCGGCGGTAAAAGCGTGCCTGATCCAGGCGTTGGCTGCCGGCGGCTCAGATGAAAGCGCCATCGCAAAATTTTCGGCTGTCCCTGAAAAGAACGGCGGCAACGAGACGCTCAACACACAGGTGCTTGTCATCGGAATGGGCGGATCAGGTACATATGTCGGCCTGCGTGCTGAAGAAGAAGGCGCGGATGTACTTACCATTGAAAAGCAGGGACACTACGGTGGCACCACCGCTTTGACCTCTGAAATCATGTCTATCAATCCTAATCGTATCAAAGCGGCGTACAACAACGGCAAAGACTTCTGTGATGAGGACGCCATGTATAAGGCCTGGCTTGCCTATGTGGATGGAGACGCCAAGGTGGACATGATCGATCTGTTCTTCGCCAATTCCGGAGATGCTCTCGACTGGCTCGCCCTGGATCACGACATCCTCTTCGACTTTGATCCAAAAGTCGGTTTTACGCCCGCAGACGTTTACAAGGTGAAGTTCCAGTGGTACCCCAACACAAACCCCGATGTCCCAGGCGTTTTTGGTGCAAATAAAGCTGAAATTGCCGCCGACTTTGACAAACTGGTTTCGGACTTCACCGCCCTGGGCGGGAAGTATATGCTGGAAACCGAAGCGTATGAGCTGATCTATGACGGAAATGGCAGGGTCACAGGTGCGAAAGCCAAAAACCTGATTGATGGTACCGTGTATACCATCAACGCTGATGCCGTGGTTCTCGCTACCGGTGGTTTTCTGGGCAGCAGTGAGATGACCCAAAAGTATCTCTCCGACAACTATTATCCCCTTAAGGGGGCATGGAATATGTACGGTAGCTATGGCAACGACGGTAAGATGATAGAACATGCCATAGAAAAGGGTGCAGCTACCTATAACATCGGTATGCCGCCTGAAGTGCATATGTCGGGGTCTGCTAAATTTATTCCTGCAAGCTACGGCTATGAAATACATGAAATCGAAGGTGCGATTGGCAGATTCTCCGGCGTGCAGCGCGTCTGGTCGGTTGCCGATTTGCCCATGTACCTGGGTATTTCCGGCAACAGTCTGGCAGTCGGAAAGGACGGCAAGCGTTTTACCGCGGAAACAGGCGTGGCCATGCTCGATCCGTGGATTGCGGGGCCGAACTATTACAGCATATGGAGTACCGACCAGATCAACGATATTAGGGATAATGGCTTTTCGTATGATATGGATGGCGTGGCGGCCGCGTTCTTAGGCTACCTGGGCGCTATTCCACAGGGAACACCTCTTCCTGAAGCCTACGATGTTTTGGATACTGCCATAAAGCTTGGATATGTATATAAGGCCGATACGATTGAGGAACTGGCCAAAAAGATCGGTGTTGATCCCGCCGCTCTGACCGCCACCGTGGGTACCTATAACGGCTATTGTACAGCGGGTAAAGATAAGGATTTCGGCAAAGCCCCCGACTATTTGGAAGCCATCGGCGACGGCCCCTATTATGCGGTCAAGATGGCCAGCTATAGCTACTGTACCTGCGCAGCCCTGGACGTGAATAGCGACCTGCAGGTGCTTGATACCAATGGGAAACCCATCGGCGGACTCTTTGCCGTTGGTGGCGACAGCATGGGAGTGCTTTTCAGCGACAGGAAGCCCTATGTTACATTTGGCGGTGCAAATAACGGCTGGGCGCTTACTTCGGCGTATATCTGCGGTAAGACGGTCGCAGACTATGTGGAAAGCAAGTAA
- a CDS encoding CehA/McbA family metallohydrolase domain-containing protein has product MEKLLRYADYHFHTAYSDNRDRATIRQMVDAGLARGITAFGTGDHNHNLSLESWTRQQAETRKLRSLIPDVSIVNNCEITFRIGHALVIEPSRIEGSAREGFFYLLSGQKRHLVIVNHPYLPSDRFRGTFLPRVAGIEAINGSTLRSLLREGVLDAWIEDESPDSLISYPHVACYAAYLDRGFPVSVLGNSDAHTVDEIGLGVTGFIDESCSTSIRNWNTFAATDTGIALHWRFDKEGGRVDYKALCDGGPVPVQWYRGSQPLGFFPATGSLTLTTPGLYWFGFHRYTRFALSSPIAVGEPPSLSGEGGYHHLWALYYNCVNEEKVSHPTWFYGSEKTRFTNREGAEVSVTFTFVEHDVVIDKSGPLSILDELYLWLDRNEIHEYRFLDLQYRLERETLSVKAHLIPSLLIEDRQAAHWYQEASDAIRTMREQARSAAIYIDVLPLFRLETAASDLVAEDPVYHVTSHIVSDAGTGSLTQKFFDDIQE; this is encoded by the coding sequence TTGGAAAAATTACTTAGATATGCCGACTACCATTTCCATACTGCGTATTCGGATAACAGGGACCGTGCCACGATACGGCAGATGGTTGATGCTGGATTGGCCCGCGGCATTACGGCATTCGGGACAGGTGATCACAACCATAATCTCAGCCTCGAAAGCTGGACGCGCCAGCAGGCCGAAACGAGAAAGCTGAGAAGCCTGATTCCTGATGTCTCCATTGTAAATAATTGTGAGATCACCTTTCGAATCGGCCATGCCCTCGTTATTGAGCCCTCCCGTATCGAAGGTTCCGCACGAGAGGGGTTTTTCTATCTCCTATCCGGCCAGAAGCGACATCTCGTTATTGTAAACCATCCATATCTTCCTTCGGATAGGTTCAGGGGCACCTTTCTTCCCCGTGTGGCAGGTATCGAGGCCATAAACGGCTCTACACTCAGGAGCTTGTTACGGGAAGGGGTACTCGATGCCTGGATCGAAGATGAGTCACCTGATTCTCTTATCTCATACCCTCATGTCGCCTGCTATGCCGCGTATCTCGATCGGGGCTTTCCTGTGAGTGTTCTTGGAAACAGCGATGCCCATACCGTCGATGAGATCGGCCTTGGGGTTACCGGTTTCATCGACGAGAGCTGCAGCACGAGTATCCGCAATTGGAACACCTTTGCGGCGACGGATACCGGGATCGCACTCCATTGGCGTTTCGACAAAGAAGGGGGGAGGGTGGACTACAAGGCACTTTGCGACGGTGGACCGGTCCCTGTCCAGTGGTATCGGGGCTCCCAGCCTCTCGGTTTCTTTCCTGCTACCGGTTCCCTGACCCTTACTACGCCGGGACTATATTGGTTTGGATTTCACCGCTATACCCGCTTTGCGCTCTCCTCGCCCATTGCCGTTGGTGAGCCTCCCTCTCTTTCTGGAGAAGGAGGTTACCATCACCTGTGGGCCCTCTATTATAACTGTGTGAACGAGGAAAAGGTCTCCCACCCCACCTGGTTCTACGGTTCCGAAAAGACCCGGTTCACAAACCGTGAAGGTGCAGAGGTCTCTGTGACATTTACTTTTGTCGAACATGATGTGGTCATTGATAAATCCGGGCCATTATCCATTCTGGATGAGCTTTATCTTTGGCTTGATCGTAATGAGATTCATGAATATCGATTTCTCGATCTGCAATACCGACTTGAGCGGGAGACCTTATCGGTAAAGGCCCACCTGATACCCAGCCTCCTGATCGAAGATAGACAGGCCGCCCATTGGTACCAGGAAGCGAGCGATGCCATCCGCACGATGCGGGAGCAGGCAAGAAGCGCCGCAATCTATATAGATGTGCTTCCGCTCTTCCGGCTTGAAACAGCAGCGTCTGATTTGGTGGCTGAAGATCCTGTCTATCATGTAACCAGCCATATCGTGTCGGATGCAGGAACCGGCAGCCTTACTCAGAAATTCTTTGATGATATACAGGAATAA
- a CDS encoding DUF5054 domain-containing protein, whose translation MDTTKQTHVHIVFKSHLDIGFTDLARQVVDQYLHSYIPAALELIEMLEDIPDVDFSWTTGSWLIERFYASATASWKSRLEKAIAAHKIHWHALPFTMHSELATVDLYKEGLEISKELDRRFDRHTIAAKCTDVPGHTKAIVPLLKAYGIEYLHIGINAACSPAEVPELFRWHAAGKEIIVNYQSGYGNITEFDPAHTVLYFSHQHDNERPPSIGDLKKLYETIRLRYPDARITASDLSSFAETILPFAGELPVVKGEIGDTWIHGAASDPLKMARYRALARSIPQIRETGDPGEQDFSRTLLLVPEHTWGMDQKRFLPDFVSWSKPAFQAARKRDLIPQDTLQEGVLSYTKIPLSFYDELKGRLSYRLFERSWKEQRDYLEQAVAALQTDRARDIALKALRETEPKWPDNRGFTHSEEKRSFSSGKWQIEVDAATGALLRCYHGGSRLELASPGEPFCRYRYHVHDHREFSRFFSSYLLPDESHHEWSLPDYTKPGLSRVVDLRSLHFLPIRATIWYREGEEWFTLHVCTQMPGEAVEKYGAPAEVALSYQFSHRKPTCLVTLHWRKKEASRIPESSWLEFHLPICFQSLKLSKMGMQIDPAEVVRQGNRALHAIDDHLDITLRDRQDLLRVCSLDAPVVSLGRPRILEFDRMLPDLRQGIFFNLHNNLWGTNFPMWYDDDALFRFSFSLTEEQT comes from the coding sequence ATGGACACCACGAAGCAAACTCACGTTCACATCGTTTTTAAATCGCATCTTGATATTGGATTTACCGATCTGGCTCGACAGGTCGTTGATCAATACCTCCATTCGTATATACCGGCGGCCCTCGAATTGATTGAGATGCTGGAAGATATTCCCGATGTCGATTTTTCCTGGACCACCGGATCCTGGTTGATCGAGCGCTTTTATGCATCTGCCACAGCTTCCTGGAAATCTCGACTTGAGAAGGCGATAGCCGCACATAAGATTCACTGGCATGCGCTTCCCTTTACCATGCATAGCGAACTTGCCACGGTGGATTTGTATAAGGAGGGGCTTGAAATCTCAAAAGAGTTGGACAGGCGTTTTGATAGGCACACCATTGCTGCGAAATGTACGGATGTACCCGGCCATACGAAGGCGATTGTTCCTTTACTCAAGGCGTATGGGATCGAATACCTGCATATCGGTATCAATGCGGCCTGCTCTCCCGCGGAGGTCCCGGAACTTTTTCGCTGGCACGCTGCCGGAAAGGAGATCATTGTCAATTACCAATCGGGGTACGGAAATATCACCGAATTTGATCCTGCGCATACAGTCTTGTATTTTTCACATCAGCACGACAATGAGCGGCCTCCTTCGATTGGGGATCTGAAAAAGTTGTATGAAACAATCCGTTTGCGATATCCCGATGCCCGTATCACCGCTTCGGATCTTTCAAGCTTTGCAGAAACGATTCTTCCCTTTGCCGGGGAGCTTCCCGTAGTAAAGGGCGAAATCGGTGATACCTGGATTCACGGCGCCGCTTCCGATCCCTTAAAAATGGCGAGGTACCGTGCCCTGGCACGTTCTATTCCACAAATAAGAGAAACGGGCGATCCTGGAGAACAGGATTTCTCAAGGACCCTGCTGCTTGTCCCTGAACATACCTGGGGTATGGACCAGAAGCGATTTCTTCCCGATTTCGTTTCCTGGAGCAAACCGGCGTTTCAAGCCGCCAGGAAGCGTGATCTCATACCGCAAGATACACTGCAAGAGGGTGTGCTAAGCTATACAAAGATTCCGCTTTCCTTTTATGACGAGCTCAAAGGCCGGCTGAGTTATCGCCTTTTCGAGCGCTCATGGAAGGAGCAGCGAGACTATCTTGAGCAGGCGGTGGCGGCCTTGCAAACCGATCGTGCCCGGGATATAGCCTTAAAGGCCCTGAGAGAAACGGAGCCGAAGTGGCCGGACAACAGGGGCTTCACCCATTCGGAGGAGAAAAGAAGTTTTTCTTCGGGGAAGTGGCAGATTGAGGTCGACGCTGCAACGGGGGCCCTGCTTCGCTGTTATCATGGCGGCTCACGGCTTGAGCTTGCATCCCCCGGGGAACCCTTTTGCCGATACCGATACCATGTCCACGATCACAGGGAGTTTTCCCGGTTCTTCTCCTCCTATCTTCTGCCCGACGAGAGCCATCATGAGTGGTCTCTGCCCGATTATACAAAGCCGGGCCTCTCCCGGGTCGTCGACCTACGATCTCTTCACTTCCTTCCTATTCGGGCCACCATATGGTATCGCGAGGGTGAAGAGTGGTTCACGCTTCATGTATGTACGCAGATGCCCGGGGAGGCGGTAGAGAAGTACGGGGCGCCGGCGGAGGTGGCTCTCTCTTATCAGTTTAGCCACAGAAAACCGACCTGCCTGGTGACGCTTCACTGGAGGAAGAAAGAGGCATCCAGAATTCCTGAATCCTCATGGCTTGAATTCCATCTGCCTATCTGCTTTCAGTCACTCAAACTCTCGAAAATGGGAATGCAGATCGACCCTGCCGAGGTCGTTCGGCAGGGAAATCGAGCTTTGCATGCCATAGACGACCACCTCGATATCACGCTGCGCGACAGGCAGGACCTCTTGCGGGTTTGCTCTCTCGATGCTCCGGTCGTTTCCCTCGGTCGGCCGAGAATCCTGGAATTCGATCGTATGCTTCCCGATCTCCGGCAGGGAATCTTTTTTAATCTGCACAATAATCTTTGGGGAACCAATTTCCCGATGTGGTATGATGATGATGCACTATTCCGTTTCTCCTTTTCGCTGACAGAGGAGCAGACATGA